A window of Aeromicrobium sp. A1-2 contains these coding sequences:
- a CDS encoding pirin family protein, which yields MPAVNVADWTVLPRVIAAPTQTEDRAPVSVTTAPKGFEGEGFPVRRAFAGVDPSKLDPFIHMDQMGEVEYEPGEPKGTPWHPHRGFETVTYMVDGVMDHQDTHGGGGSITDGDTQWMTAGSGLLHIETPPEWLVVKGGTFHGLQLWVNLPKADKWLPPHYQDIRGTDVGLASTPDAGALLRVIAGEVDGVKGPGSTHTPMAMVHATVLPGAEMTVPWRADFNALVYVMSGSGHVGRERRPISSGQLAVLGHGETITVGADQRQDSKHSALEVVVLGGLPIREPIAWAGPFVMNTKAEVMQAFEDFQKGRLGTIPTVPHSDVHGEMLQD from the coding sequence ATGCCTGCTGTGAATGTTGCCGACTGGACCGTGCTGCCCCGCGTGATCGCGGCGCCGACGCAGACCGAGGACCGCGCGCCGGTGAGCGTCACCACCGCGCCGAAGGGCTTCGAGGGCGAAGGCTTCCCGGTTCGCCGGGCGTTCGCCGGAGTCGACCCGAGCAAGCTTGACCCGTTCATCCACATGGATCAGATGGGCGAGGTCGAGTACGAGCCCGGCGAGCCCAAGGGCACACCGTGGCACCCGCACCGTGGTTTCGAGACCGTGACCTACATGGTCGACGGCGTCATGGACCATCAGGACACCCACGGTGGCGGTGGCTCGATCACCGACGGCGACACGCAGTGGATGACCGCCGGCAGCGGCCTGCTGCACATCGAGACGCCGCCGGAATGGCTCGTCGTCAAGGGCGGCACGTTCCACGGCCTGCAGCTGTGGGTCAATCTGCCGAAGGCCGACAAGTGGCTCCCGCCGCACTACCAGGACATTCGCGGCACCGACGTCGGCCTGGCGTCGACCCCCGACGCCGGCGCTCTCCTGCGGGTCATCGCCGGCGAGGTCGACGGCGTGAAGGGTCCGGGCTCGACGCACACGCCGATGGCGATGGTGCATGCGACGGTCCTCCCGGGAGCCGAGATGACGGTGCCGTGGCGTGCCGACTTCAACGCGTTGGTCTACGTCATGAGCGGCTCCGGCCACGTCGGCCGTGAGCGGCGTCCGATCAGCTCGGGCCAGCTGGCGGTGCTCGGACACGGGGAGACGATCACGGTCGGCGCTGACCAACGCCAGGACAGCAAGCACTCAGCCCTGGAGGTCGTCGTGCTCGGCGGCCTGCCGATCCGCGAGCCGATCGCGTGGGCCGGACCATTTGTCATGAACACCAAGGCCGAGGTCATGCAGGCGTTCGAAGACTTCCAGAAGGGGCGGCTCGGCACGATCCCGACCGTCCCGCACAGCGACGTCCACGGCGAGATGCTGCAGGACTGA
- a CDS encoding NAD-dependent epimerase/dehydratase family protein yields the protein MKILLTGGTGFIGSAVLDHLVDAGHHVTAIVRNQKSSLAVQDAGATGIIGDLFDAEWLASELRQHDGAIHTAAGSDDRDIALNDAVIDAALAAFGGTTKPFVHTGGIWIYGSNASISEGDELDSPALTQWRTAGEQRLLDSDVRASVVQPGIVYGHGKGIPAMLRDAVDGNRVALIGSGDQHWTSVHVDDLANLYVRALEKAPGGRAYVGASGQNPTVRELGEALVGAVVPESREATLERLGGFGEALLLDQQASGARAKTELGWEPSRQSLVEALREGYPAAA from the coding sequence ATGAAGATCTTGCTCACCGGGGGAACCGGCTTCATCGGCTCAGCCGTGCTCGACCACCTGGTCGACGCGGGACACCACGTCACGGCGATAGTCCGCAACCAGAAGTCGTCGCTCGCAGTCCAGGACGCAGGCGCCACAGGCATCATCGGCGACCTGTTCGACGCGGAGTGGCTCGCCTCGGAGCTCCGTCAGCACGATGGCGCGATCCACACCGCAGCCGGCAGTGACGACCGGGACATTGCTCTCAACGATGCCGTGATCGATGCGGCGTTGGCCGCGTTCGGCGGCACGACCAAGCCCTTCGTGCACACCGGGGGCATCTGGATCTACGGCAGCAACGCCTCGATCAGTGAGGGTGACGAGCTCGACTCCCCCGCGCTGACGCAGTGGCGTACCGCCGGCGAGCAGCGCCTGCTCGACTCCGACGTCAGGGCCTCGGTCGTCCAACCCGGCATCGTCTATGGTCACGGCAAGGGCATCCCCGCGATGCTCCGCGACGCGGTCGACGGCAACCGGGTCGCGCTGATCGGCAGTGGCGACCAGCACTGGACCTCGGTCCACGTCGATGACCTGGCCAACCTGTACGTCCGGGCGCTCGAGAAGGCACCCGGCGGACGGGCCTACGTCGGCGCCAGTGGACAGAACCCCACGGTGCGTGAGCTCGGCGAGGCGCTGGTCGGCGCGGTCGTGCCAGAGAGCCGCGAGGCGACCCTCGAGCGACTCGGCGGGTTCGGCGAGGCGCTGCTGCTCGACCAGCAGGCCAGCGGCGCACGCGCCAAGACCGAGCTCGGCTGGGAGCCGAGCCGCCAGAGCCTCGTCGAGGCGCTGCGCGAGGGCTACCCCGCAGCGGCCTGA
- a CDS encoding cupin domain-containing protein: MNISLTALAREQLEIATSAASGRSAHSVRGGHEHTLHQTMIALAAGHSLGEHANPGEATVHVLQGRVRLVAGDDSWGGAAGHLIEVPDSRHSLEAIEDSVVLLTTVSTRAPSTD, from the coding sequence ATGAACATCTCCTTGACCGCGCTGGCGCGCGAGCAGCTCGAGATCGCGACATCTGCGGCGAGCGGCCGCAGTGCGCACTCGGTGCGCGGAGGACACGAGCACACCCTCCACCAGACCATGATCGCGCTGGCGGCCGGCCATTCCCTGGGCGAGCACGCGAACCCCGGCGAGGCCACGGTTCATGTCCTGCAGGGCCGGGTGCGACTCGTTGCGGGTGATGACTCATGGGGAGGCGCCGCTGGGCACCTGATCGAGGTGCCGGACTCCCGCCACTCCCTCGAGGCGATCGAGGACTCCGTCGTGCTCCTCACGACGGTCAGCACGCGGGCCCCATCGACGGACTGA
- a CDS encoding NAD(P)/FAD-dependent oxidoreductase: MDAATEKRDVVIVGGGHNALVAATYLARNGLTVTILERLPHVGGAAISAPVFDGLDAHLSRYSYLVSLMPEELITRLGLELELRSRDTASYSPYDGGGLLIETAEGAATEESFRVLTGSDTELVAWRRFYAEVATVAAAIAPTLLSPLPHIGELRDQVEMAIWTDLIDEPLGTAIERRFTHDLVRGVVSTDALIGTFASLHDPTLIQNRCFLYHLIGNGTGEWRVPVGGMGAVTGELERVAREAGVQIRTNCEVDGIDARDTDATVCGDGFVIETDWVLSGVAPYVLARLLGDPAPPKPSGSQFKINLLVSRLPRLRSGIDPAIAFAGTLHLGEAMSELETAWAQAAAGALPDRAAGELYCHTLTDRSILGPGLADTPAQTLTYFGLHTPYDVLPDEIAAEQAYAQFLAALDEHLAEPIEPLILGVEHRTPAQIEESLGMPGGHIFHGDLQWPWLEEGERPHDAAERWGVSTGHRRVLMCGSGARRGGAVSGIAGHNAAHAILEALPIMERP; the protein is encoded by the coding sequence ATGGACGCAGCAACCGAGAAGCGGGACGTCGTCATCGTCGGGGGTGGCCACAACGCCCTGGTCGCCGCGACGTACCTCGCCCGCAACGGACTCACCGTGACGATCCTCGAGCGACTCCCGCATGTTGGTGGCGCCGCGATCAGCGCACCGGTATTCGACGGCCTCGATGCCCATCTCTCGCGCTATTCCTATCTCGTGAGCCTGATGCCGGAGGAGCTCATCACGCGCCTCGGGCTCGAACTTGAGCTCCGATCACGAGACACCGCGTCGTACTCGCCCTACGACGGAGGCGGTCTGCTGATCGAGACCGCGGAGGGTGCCGCGACCGAGGAGTCGTTCCGTGTGCTGACCGGTTCGGACACCGAGCTCGTGGCGTGGCGCCGGTTCTACGCCGAGGTCGCGACGGTCGCCGCGGCAATAGCCCCCACCCTCCTGAGCCCACTCCCCCACATCGGCGAGCTGCGCGACCAGGTCGAGATGGCGATCTGGACCGATCTGATCGACGAGCCCCTGGGCACCGCGATCGAGCGCCGATTCACCCACGACCTGGTCCGTGGGGTCGTGAGCACCGACGCGCTGATCGGCACCTTTGCCTCGCTGCACGATCCCACCCTGATCCAGAACCGTTGCTTCCTCTACCACCTGATCGGCAACGGGACCGGCGAGTGGCGCGTGCCGGTCGGCGGCATGGGCGCGGTCACGGGTGAGCTCGAGCGGGTCGCACGCGAGGCCGGCGTCCAGATCCGCACCAACTGCGAGGTCGACGGCATCGATGCCCGCGACACCGATGCGACGGTCTGCGGCGACGGGTTCGTGATCGAGACGGACTGGGTGCTCAGCGGTGTGGCGCCGTACGTCCTGGCGCGACTGCTCGGCGACCCTGCTCCGCCCAAGCCGTCGGGCTCACAGTTCAAGATCAACCTGCTCGTCTCCCGCCTGCCGCGACTGAGGTCAGGCATCGACCCGGCGATCGCGTTCGCCGGCACGCTCCACCTCGGCGAAGCGATGAGCGAGCTGGAGACGGCATGGGCGCAGGCCGCTGCGGGCGCCCTGCCCGACCGGGCAGCCGGCGAGCTCTACTGCCACACCCTGACCGACCGGTCGATCCTCGGCCCGGGCCTGGCGGACACGCCGGCGCAGACCCTGACGTACTTCGGGCTGCACACCCCGTACGACGTGCTCCCGGACGAGATCGCGGCGGAGCAGGCGTACGCGCAGTTCCTCGCGGCGCTCGACGAGCACCTCGCCGAGCCGATCGAGCCGCTGATCCTCGGCGTCGAGCACCGCACCCCGGCTCAGATCGAGGAGTCACTCGGCATGCCCGGCGGCCACATCTTCCACGGCGACCTCCAGTGGCCGTGGCTCGAGGAGGGCGAGCGGCCGCACGACGCGGCGGAGCGTTGGGGCGTCTCGACGGGCCACCGCAGGGTGCTGATGTGTGGCAGCGGCGCTCGTCGCGGTGGCGCAGTCAGCGGCATCGCAGGGCACAATGCGGCCCACGCGATCCTCGAGGCACTCCCGATTATGGAACGACCGTGA
- a CDS encoding histidine phosphatase family protein: MRLILVRHGQTPANVEGVLESTVPGPGLTPLGHEQAIELVPALADHKIDALFVSSMVRTHLTAAPLVSDRALAPLERDGIREIAAGDVEGNTDDASVAQYLRTLLSWCGGDLHVRMPGAESGHEVISRFDGVVGEAESLGVESVAFVSHGAVIRAWCAARTNNVDLEFVMHRHVVNTGIVVVEGSSEAGWEVRSWLGQSIAEAAAMGIASGPFDR; encoded by the coding sequence ATGCGCTTGATCCTCGTACGCCATGGTCAGACTCCGGCCAACGTCGAGGGGGTGCTTGAGTCGACCGTCCCTGGACCCGGGCTCACCCCGCTCGGCCACGAGCAGGCGATCGAGCTCGTCCCGGCGCTCGCAGACCACAAGATCGACGCGCTGTTCGTCTCGTCAATGGTCCGGACGCACCTCACCGCTGCCCCGCTGGTCTCCGATCGCGCGCTTGCGCCACTCGAGCGGGACGGCATCCGGGAGATCGCCGCGGGTGACGTGGAGGGCAACACCGACGATGCCTCGGTCGCCCAGTATCTCCGCACGCTCCTGTCGTGGTGCGGGGGTGACCTCCACGTACGAATGCCCGGCGCAGAGAGTGGTCACGAGGTCATCTCCCGGTTCGACGGCGTGGTCGGCGAGGCGGAGTCGCTGGGCGTCGAGAGTGTCGCCTTCGTGAGCCACGGCGCCGTGATCCGCGCGTGGTGCGCGGCCCGTACAAACAACGTCGACCTCGAGTTCGTCATGCACCGTCATGTCGTCAACACCGGGATCGTGGTCGTCGAGGGATCCTCCGAAGCCGGCTGGGAGGTCCGTTCCTGGCTCGGCCAGAGCATCGCCGAGGCGGCGGCGATGGGCATTGCCTCCGGCCCCTTCGACAGGTAG
- a CDS encoding DNA alkylation repair protein — translation MAVAPLVSAIREALQSAADPERAPRMQAYTKSAMPYRGVPMAEIRSIAGAAAKAHPPHTLAELETAVRRLWDGAAFREERYAAASLLRLKIATGRLELVPLYEHLATTGAWWDHVDDLARRIAALHDAHPEQTAAVVRSWSTADDLWLRRLAILGQLRRKERLDPAVLSDAVESNIADREFFIRKAIGWALRDHAGSDPDWVRAFVASHPDLSGVSRREALKHL, via the coding sequence ATGGCTGTCGCTCCTCTCGTCTCCGCGATCCGCGAGGCGCTGCAGAGCGCGGCAGATCCTGAGCGCGCACCCCGCATGCAGGCGTACACGAAGTCCGCGATGCCCTACCGAGGCGTGCCGATGGCCGAGATCCGCTCGATCGCCGGGGCAGCCGCGAAGGCGCACCCACCGCACACGCTCGCCGAGCTCGAGACCGCGGTCCGGAGGTTGTGGGACGGGGCCGCGTTCCGGGAGGAGCGCTACGCCGCGGCCAGCCTGCTGCGGCTGAAGATCGCGACGGGCCGGCTCGAGCTCGTGCCGCTGTACGAGCACCTCGCCACGACAGGCGCCTGGTGGGACCACGTCGACGACCTCGCACGGCGCATTGCAGCACTGCACGACGCGCATCCGGAGCAGACCGCGGCCGTCGTGCGTTCCTGGAGCACTGCCGATGATCTGTGGTTGCGCCGGCTCGCGATCCTCGGCCAGCTGCGACGCAAGGAACGCCTCGACCCCGCTGTGCTGTCCGACGCCGTCGAGTCCAACATCGCGGACCGGGAGTTCTTCATCCGCAAGGCGATCGGCTGGGCGTTGCGCGACCACGCCGGGTCCGATCCGGACTGGGTCCGCGCCTTCGTCGCGAGCCACCCGGACCTGAGCGGAGTGTCCAGACGTGAAGCGCTCAAGCACCTCTGA
- a CDS encoding HAD-IC family P-type ATPase has translation MTTVDRPPATWHDLEIGEALEALSAQRGGLTAEDAERRMKVYGPNTIEHDDGPPWWRVLARQFTSPLIYALIASAGVAFAFGEVVNGAVVLAVVLLNSAIGFVQEFRAGQAISALAEMVATPANALRSGEWTAVASERLVPGDVVEMAPGGRVVADLRLIEDHGLRADESALTGESVPVDKSARSVPTETVLAERSSVLHAGTIVSSGTGQGLVVETGGSTELGRISGLLSSAERTATPLTRSIALLGSRVTRIIAAVTVVLLAVALARGYPLADAALAAITLAVAAIPEGLPAIVTIALAIGVRRMARQRAIVRELPAVETLGATSVICTDKTGTLTRNEMVVRRAWTPDGEVSFEGQGYAAEGRVVRDGEEVMQVPDSVERLLVAAVLANESRLTGDAAARQVVGDPTDAALLAAADRAGLSRSALAERPRVDLLPFDADRRYMAGVFETPDEIAEPMTYVKGAPEVVLEHFPDLMTAPAREALERYAGEGMRVLAFARYRGVLMAAASWPDTLELLGLVAMIDPPRDGVAESIAECHRAGIAVKMITGDHPGTATAIGRELGIVGELPALTGPEIAELDDDALLARVGRTAVFARVAPEHKLRLVRALQANGAIVAMTGDGVNDAPALRQADVGVAMGITGTAAAKEAADIVLADDNFATIRSAISEGRRVYDNLVKALAFALPTNVGEGLVILVAVLVFPVVGGQPILPIEPVQILWINLIATVSLALPLAFEAREAGLMSRGPRDPHEPLLSRFVLVRTAYVGILMCAIAVATFVISLDASGEPLTGGQTPSDGALAEAQTLAVTALMFFQVFYLLMCRTLKQPIRSIGFFSNHYVFFGVGAVIVLQAAFVHVPVMQQVFSSSGLNLTQWMVAALAGAVVVPVVGLEKLVRRRRTHQPKGSS, from the coding sequence GTGACGACGGTGGACCGGCCGCCCGCCACGTGGCATGACCTCGAGATCGGCGAGGCTCTGGAGGCCCTCTCGGCGCAACGCGGCGGTCTGACGGCCGAGGATGCCGAGCGGCGGATGAAGGTGTACGGGCCCAACACCATCGAGCATGACGACGGGCCGCCGTGGTGGAGGGTCCTGGCCCGCCAGTTCACCAGCCCGTTGATCTATGCCTTGATCGCATCGGCCGGCGTGGCCTTCGCGTTCGGCGAGGTTGTCAATGGCGCCGTCGTCCTCGCCGTCGTCCTCCTGAACTCCGCGATCGGATTCGTCCAGGAGTTCCGCGCAGGACAGGCCATCAGCGCGCTGGCCGAGATGGTCGCCACACCCGCGAACGCGCTGCGGAGTGGCGAATGGACCGCAGTCGCATCCGAACGACTCGTTCCGGGCGATGTCGTCGAGATGGCACCGGGTGGCCGGGTGGTGGCTGATCTCCGCCTGATCGAGGACCACGGCCTGCGCGCCGACGAGTCCGCTCTGACGGGCGAGTCGGTGCCGGTCGACAAGTCAGCCCGCAGCGTCCCGACCGAGACCGTGCTCGCCGAGCGTTCGTCGGTCCTGCACGCCGGCACGATCGTCAGCAGCGGGACGGGTCAGGGCCTGGTCGTGGAGACCGGCGGCAGCACCGAGCTGGGTCGTATCTCCGGTCTGCTGAGCAGCGCCGAGCGCACGGCGACACCCCTGACCCGCTCGATCGCCCTGCTCGGCTCCCGGGTCACCCGGATCATCGCCGCGGTCACCGTCGTGCTGCTCGCCGTCGCGCTGGCGAGGGGCTATCCGCTTGCCGACGCGGCACTCGCCGCCATCACGCTGGCTGTGGCCGCGATCCCTGAGGGCCTGCCGGCGATCGTGACGATCGCGCTCGCGATCGGCGTGCGTCGGATGGCCCGGCAACGCGCGATCGTCCGGGAGCTCCCCGCCGTCGAGACACTGGGTGCCACCAGCGTCATCTGCACCGACAAGACCGGGACGCTCACGCGCAACGAGATGGTCGTGCGCCGTGCGTGGACACCCGACGGTGAGGTGAGCTTCGAGGGCCAGGGCTACGCCGCGGAGGGCCGGGTCGTGCGGGACGGTGAAGAGGTCATGCAGGTTCCCGACTCGGTCGAGCGGCTTCTTGTGGCGGCGGTGCTCGCCAACGAGAGTCGTCTGACCGGTGATGCCGCGGCACGTCAGGTCGTCGGAGACCCGACGGATGCTGCGCTCCTGGCAGCGGCCGACCGGGCCGGGCTGTCTCGCAGTGCGTTGGCCGAGCGACCGCGTGTCGACCTGCTGCCCTTCGACGCCGATCGTCGCTACATGGCGGGGGTGTTCGAGACACCAGATGAGATAGCCGAACCCATGACGTATGTGAAGGGCGCACCGGAAGTTGTCCTCGAGCACTTCCCGGACCTCATGACGGCTCCGGCTCGCGAGGCGCTCGAGCGCTACGCGGGTGAGGGGATGCGTGTGCTGGCGTTCGCGCGCTACCGGGGAGTGCTGATGGCGGCGGCATCGTGGCCGGACACGCTGGAGCTGCTGGGACTTGTCGCGATGATCGATCCGCCGCGGGACGGTGTGGCCGAGAGCATCGCCGAATGTCATCGCGCCGGCATCGCGGTCAAGATGATCACGGGTGACCATCCGGGCACTGCGACGGCCATCGGTCGCGAGCTCGGCATCGTGGGTGAGCTGCCGGCCCTGACCGGCCCGGAGATCGCAGAGCTTGACGATGACGCGCTGCTCGCGCGGGTCGGCCGTACGGCTGTCTTCGCTCGCGTCGCCCCGGAGCACAAGCTCCGCCTCGTGCGGGCGCTGCAGGCCAACGGCGCAATCGTGGCCATGACGGGGGACGGCGTCAACGATGCGCCGGCCCTGCGCCAGGCCGATGTCGGCGTCGCGATGGGCATCACCGGTACGGCGGCCGCGAAGGAGGCCGCGGACATCGTCCTCGCGGACGACAACTTCGCGACGATCCGATCGGCGATCTCAGAAGGTCGCCGCGTCTACGACAACCTGGTCAAGGCCCTGGCCTTCGCGCTCCCGACCAACGTCGGCGAGGGCCTCGTGATCCTGGTCGCAGTGCTGGTGTTCCCGGTGGTTGGTGGGCAGCCGATCCTGCCCATCGAGCCCGTGCAGATCCTCTGGATCAACCTGATCGCCACAGTCTCGCTGGCGCTGCCCCTGGCCTTTGAGGCCAGGGAGGCGGGACTCATGTCACGCGGCCCGCGTGACCCGCACGAGCCGCTGCTGTCACGCTTCGTGCTGGTGCGCACCGCCTACGTCGGCATCCTGATGTGTGCGATCGCCGTCGCGACGTTCGTGATCTCGCTCGACGCGTCGGGGGAGCCGCTGACGGGTGGGCAGACACCGAGCGACGGCGCCCTGGCCGAGGCGCAGACGCTTGCCGTCACCGCACTGATGTTCTTCCAGGTCTTCTACCTGCTCATGTGCCGCACTCTGAAGCAGCCGATCAGGTCGATCGGATTCTTCTCCAACCACTACGTGTTCTTCGGCGTCGGCGCGGTCATCGTGCTGCAGGCCGCGTTCGTGCACGTCCCCGTCATGCAACAGGTCTTCAGCTCGAGCGGCCTCAACCTGACCCAATGGATGGTTGCGGCGCTCGCCGGTGCCGTGGTCGTGCCCGTCGTGGGGTTGGAGAAACTGGTGCGTAGACGCAGAACTCATCAACCGAAAGGATCATCATGA
- a CDS encoding TraR/DksA C4-type zinc finger protein yields the protein METARAIARLDLERASAQDLLAALTRDFTGIIEASADSNADDEHDPEGATIAFERSQVSAMIEQARHRLAEIAAAHLRIDAGTYGTCEICGTQIPEARLDARPTARTCVTHTTRQE from the coding sequence GTGGAGACTGCTCGCGCCATCGCCCGACTCGACCTGGAGCGGGCGTCCGCACAGGATCTGCTCGCCGCCCTGACCCGCGACTTCACCGGGATCATCGAAGCCTCGGCCGACTCGAACGCCGACGACGAGCACGACCCCGAGGGGGCGACGATCGCCTTCGAGCGATCGCAGGTGTCGGCAATGATCGAGCAGGCCCGGCACCGCCTGGCCGAGATCGCCGCCGCTCACCTGCGGATCGACGCCGGGACGTACGGGACGTGTGAGATCTGCGGGACCCAGATCCCAGAGGCTCGACTCGATGCGCGCCCCACCGCCCGGACGTGCGTCACGCACACGACGAGACAGGAATAG